From the Archangium lipolyticum genome, one window contains:
- a CDS encoding efflux RND transporter periplasmic adaptor subunit, protein MKLSRTPLVAGLAAVGMAATALSLSGCKADAAPPSTATKAATAEQLPAVTLAATRSEQAALREEVTGTLFPAQALQVGFEVGGRLEKVRVKKGQTVQEGQVLAQLNVEIADAQLAQAQAAVAAAEVSAAMAADVAGRNAKLQEQGNVSDLQNLTSTTQARQAEAQLLAAKAQRAQAQAGRRKHDLRAPFAGTITDAPEQVGAIVGPGAPQFGLENLDTLLLKTTVAESTRAHLKPGTKVRVEVVGGGASTDEAVIRTIIRSADPATRRIPVDIVVPNKDGRFVANTLARVILPLGEAQEAQVIPVSALSSSGGDHVYVVASNGEVRRVDVQVLERRVREVVVKAASPLDKVVEYPTPSLAEGTRVSVK, encoded by the coding sequence GTGAAACTCTCCAGGACGCCTCTCGTCGCCGGGCTCGCCGCCGTGGGCATGGCCGCCACCGCGCTGTCCCTCTCCGGCTGCAAGGCGGACGCCGCTCCGCCCTCCACCGCCACCAAGGCCGCCACCGCGGAGCAGCTCCCCGCGGTGACGCTCGCCGCGACCCGCTCGGAGCAGGCCGCGCTGCGCGAGGAGGTGACGGGCACGCTCTTCCCCGCCCAGGCCCTGCAGGTGGGCTTCGAGGTGGGTGGCCGCCTGGAGAAGGTGCGCGTGAAGAAGGGCCAGACGGTGCAGGAGGGCCAGGTGCTCGCGCAGCTCAACGTGGAGATCGCCGACGCGCAGCTCGCGCAGGCGCAGGCCGCCGTGGCCGCCGCCGAGGTGAGCGCCGCCATGGCCGCCGACGTGGCCGGACGCAACGCGAAGCTGCAGGAGCAGGGCAACGTGAGCGACCTGCAGAACCTCACCTCCACCACCCAGGCCCGGCAGGCCGAGGCGCAGCTGCTCGCCGCGAAGGCGCAGCGCGCGCAGGCGCAGGCCGGCCGCCGCAAGCACGACCTGAGGGCGCCCTTCGCCGGCACCATCACCGACGCGCCCGAGCAGGTGGGTGCCATCGTGGGCCCGGGCGCTCCCCAGTTCGGCCTGGAGAACCTGGACACCCTGCTGCTGAAGACGACGGTGGCCGAGTCCACGCGCGCCCACCTCAAGCCGGGCACCAAGGTGCGCGTCGAGGTCGTCGGCGGTGGCGCCTCCACGGACGAGGCCGTCATCCGCACCATCATCCGCTCCGCGGACCCGGCCACCCGCCGCATCCCGGTGGACATCGTGGTGCCCAACAAGGACGGGCGCTTCGTGGCCAACACCCTGGCGCGCGTCATCCTCCCGCTGGGCGAGGCGCAGGAGGCCCAGGTGATTCCCGTCTCCGCGCTGTCCTCCTCGGGCGGGGACCACGTCTACGTGGTGGCCTCCAATGGCGAGGTGCGCCGCGTGGACGTGCAGGTGCTCGAGCGCCGCGTGCGTGAGGTGGTCGTGAAGGCCGCCTCCCCGCTGGACAAGGTCGTCGAATACCCCACGCCGTCCCTCGCCGAGGGTACGCGCGTCTCCGTGAAGTAG
- a CDS encoding cold-shock protein: MATGTVKWFNDAKGFGFITQDGGGEDVFCHHTAINMDGFRTLAEGQRVEFEVTKGPKGLQAQNVRAAG; the protein is encoded by the coding sequence ATGGCAACTGGTACTGTCAAGTGGTTCAACGACGCGAAGGGCTTCGGGTTCATCACGCAGGACGGCGGTGGTGAGGACGTGTTCTGCCACCACACGGCCATCAACATGGATGGCTTCCGCACCCTGGCCGAGGGCCAGCGCGTGGAGTTTGAGGTCACCAAGGGCCCCAAGGGCCTGCAGGCGCAGAACGTGCGCGCCGCCGGGTAG
- a CDS encoding TolC family protein: MSIRIAAGSVRRPLSLVLLAALSPLGALAQAPSAPAQSAPQAPTAQPSAVASPAPGTLRTVTLQEALSLAAKQGPDVAAARAQSAVAAAGVRRAWTAWQPELTLSGQFVHSSAAAELDLGSFVQLVGGVFALQPVNPGIIPPPVVISAENSRYATAQISQPLFTPAGVFLIGPAKAGAEAAELGALEAREQVLLAVARTYLGLQGIMQMMDAAREAEQVALQREADARAQLGVGMTVEASLLRAQAETAQARVQLAQLSGQYAQLLAMLGALVGEPVQPAPLETPGPQWVIPSDDQSPWEDTFAVRSASKAVQANEGKVTYDRFSWLPSLAAIARGNYNSNAGFTGKNTTYELVVAASVPLYDRGQRYANLHEDEARLAQARAQYESARARGRANWVAAKANLEAAQAALAQAEAQSQLAARVQQQIAAAFKAGVATSLEMSDADTRRFLAASAAAQARATLEIRRVELVAAAGRIASSLEQAEQSQPR; the protein is encoded by the coding sequence ATGTCCATCCGAATCGCTGCTGGTTCCGTCCGGCGTCCCCTCTCCCTCGTCCTGCTCGCCGCGCTCTCGCCGCTCGGCGCGCTCGCCCAGGCGCCCTCGGCCCCCGCGCAGTCCGCTCCGCAGGCTCCCACCGCCCAGCCCTCCGCGGTGGCCTCTCCCGCACCCGGCACGCTCCGCACCGTGACGCTGCAGGAGGCGCTCTCCCTCGCCGCGAAGCAGGGCCCGGACGTGGCCGCCGCTCGCGCCCAGTCCGCCGTCGCCGCCGCTGGCGTCCGCCGCGCCTGGACCGCCTGGCAGCCCGAGCTGACGCTCAGCGGCCAGTTCGTCCACTCCAGCGCCGCGGCCGAGCTGGACCTCGGCAGCTTCGTCCAGCTGGTGGGCGGCGTGTTCGCCCTCCAGCCCGTCAACCCGGGCATCATCCCTCCCCCCGTCGTCATCTCCGCGGAGAACTCGCGCTACGCGACGGCGCAGATCTCCCAGCCCCTCTTCACCCCCGCCGGTGTCTTCCTCATCGGCCCCGCCAAGGCGGGCGCCGAGGCCGCCGAGCTGGGGGCCCTCGAGGCCCGCGAGCAGGTGCTGCTGGCCGTGGCGCGCACCTACCTGGGTCTGCAGGGCATCATGCAGATGATGGACGCCGCCCGTGAGGCCGAGCAGGTGGCCCTCCAGCGCGAGGCGGATGCCCGCGCCCAGCTCGGCGTGGGCATGACCGTCGAGGCCTCGCTGCTGCGCGCCCAGGCGGAGACCGCCCAGGCCCGTGTTCAGCTGGCTCAGCTCTCCGGACAGTACGCCCAGCTGCTGGCCATGTTGGGGGCGCTCGTGGGCGAGCCCGTGCAGCCCGCACCGCTGGAGACCCCTGGCCCTCAGTGGGTGATTCCCTCCGACGACCAGAGCCCCTGGGAGGACACCTTCGCCGTGCGCTCGGCTTCCAAGGCCGTTCAGGCCAACGAGGGCAAGGTGACCTACGACCGTTTCTCCTGGCTGCCCAGCCTCGCCGCCATCGCCCGCGGCAACTACAACTCCAACGCCGGCTTCACCGGCAAGAACACCACCTACGAGCTCGTCGTCGCCGCCTCGGTGCCGCTGTACGACCGCGGCCAGCGCTACGCCAACCTGCACGAGGACGAGGCCCGCCTGGCTCAGGCCAGGGCGCAGTATGAGTCGGCTCGCGCCAGGGGCCGCGCCAACTGGGTCGCCGCCAAGGCCAACCTGGAGGCCGCACAGGCCGCGCTCGCCCAGGCCGAGGCCCAGTCGCAGCTCGCCGCTCGCGTGCAGCAGCAGATCGCCGCCGCCTTCAAGGCCGGTGTCGCCACCAGCCTGGAGATGTCCGACGCCGACACGCGCCGCTTCCTCGCCGCCAGCGCCGCCGCCCAGGCCCGCGCCACCCTGGAAATCCGCCGCGTCGAGCTCGTCGCCGCCGCCGGCCGCATCGCCTCCTCCCTCGAGCAGGCCGAGCAGTCGCAGCCGCGGTGA
- a CDS encoding efflux RND transporter permease subunit, producing the protein MLLSDVSIRRPVFTAMLSLCLIVLGVMGYTRLGTDLYPDVSIPVVVVNTIYKGAGPGEIETQVIKPIEDAVAGISGVDKIHSFSRENVGTVIVQFKLSADLDRSVQEVRDKVSGVANRLPQDADTPVVGRVDISAVAVLTYAASAQADSRTVRKLIEDKLKPALAQLEGVADVRINGGDVREIQVDIDLDKARAVGVSPMDISQRIGMENLDLPAGRLQLGPNELTVRSLGQFRDVDELRQLPVAQSRTGAQVRLEEIATITDGVAERRTTARLNGKDAVIFEIVKQPGSNTVAVSDAVKNALDTVVPSLGHDFKTTLLIDQSIPIRENAHEVWVALIFGGAMAVLIILMFLLDPRGTFISSLALPTSVVGTFFVMYLLEYSLNQMTLLALSLAIGLLIDDAVVVREAITHRLEQGEDPVSAASKGTSDVGLAVLATTLALVAVFVPVAFMPGMVGQFLQQFGLTISVAVLISLFISFTLDPMLSARLAKQRKPGEHHQENALARSIRRFLDGSERFYSRILRWVLDHKWTTAGITVLVMGLSFGAASRLGVEFLSPEDRSQFLVQLILPDASNLEQTGARVAEAERLLKQIPEVTDVYSIVGDNGDVNKARIRVLTVEKHQRTRGIDPIKEQAREILTPALVSTRVIMQDPPIIDGLGGDFYPIIVRVTGPDLEKIREESERVAQILRDIPGTADVRVDFNPPKPELAIEIDRARAKDLGVSAAALAMQMRLAIGGDVAAKLREGVDETDIRVRLSERDRGTPERVRQILLATPKGLVPVSDLAKVELRDGPSVIEHENRQRQLAVYAQLQGAPLGDVANKLREKVAEKPLAPGYSLVYDGQMKMMAEQNDAFGTAFLLAFVFIYMVLASQFESLKHPFTIMVSLPLALVGALLGLFFGGFHVSMGAMIGIILLMGLVTKNAILLVDGALQYLREGDSVDEALMKAGPRRLRPILMTSAAMAIGMVPTAIGKGVGSEFRAPMAIAVIGGVITSTFLTLLVVPVVFAAMERLGFSKTVQKKDEASPVPVSEQQPGRAA; encoded by the coding sequence ATGCTCCTCAGCGACGTCTCCATCCGCCGGCCCGTCTTCACGGCCATGCTGTCCCTCTGCCTCATCGTCCTCGGAGTGATGGGGTACACCCGGCTCGGTACCGACCTCTACCCGGACGTGTCCATCCCCGTGGTGGTGGTCAACACCATCTACAAGGGCGCGGGCCCGGGTGAGATCGAGACCCAGGTCATCAAGCCCATCGAGGATGCCGTCGCCGGCATCAGCGGTGTGGACAAGATCCACTCCTTCAGCCGCGAGAACGTCGGCACGGTGATCGTGCAGTTCAAGCTGTCGGCCGACCTGGACCGGTCGGTGCAGGAGGTGCGCGACAAGGTGTCGGGCGTGGCCAACCGGCTGCCGCAGGACGCGGACACGCCGGTGGTGGGCCGCGTGGACATCTCCGCGGTGGCCGTCCTCACCTACGCGGCGAGCGCGCAGGCGGACTCGCGCACGGTGCGCAAGCTCATCGAGGACAAGCTCAAGCCGGCCCTGGCGCAGCTCGAGGGCGTGGCCGACGTGCGCATCAACGGCGGTGACGTGCGGGAGATCCAGGTGGACATCGACCTGGACAAGGCGCGCGCGGTGGGCGTGTCCCCGATGGACATCTCCCAGCGCATCGGCATGGAGAACCTGGACCTGCCCGCGGGCCGCCTGCAGCTGGGGCCCAACGAGCTGACGGTGCGCTCGCTGGGTCAGTTCCGCGACGTGGACGAGCTGCGGCAGCTCCCGGTGGCCCAGAGCCGCACGGGCGCCCAGGTGCGGCTGGAGGAGATCGCCACCATCACCGACGGCGTGGCCGAGCGGCGCACCACCGCCCGCCTCAATGGCAAGGACGCGGTCATCTTCGAGATCGTCAAGCAGCCCGGCTCCAACACCGTGGCCGTGAGCGACGCGGTGAAGAATGCGCTGGACACCGTGGTGCCCTCCCTGGGGCATGACTTCAAGACCACGCTGCTCATCGACCAGTCGATTCCCATCCGCGAGAACGCCCACGAGGTGTGGGTCGCCCTCATCTTCGGCGGCGCGATGGCGGTGCTCATCATCTTGATGTTCCTGTTGGACCCGCGCGGCACCTTCATCTCCTCGCTGGCGCTGCCCACCTCGGTCGTCGGCACGTTCTTCGTGATGTACCTGCTGGAGTACTCGCTCAACCAGATGACGCTGCTGGCGCTGTCGCTGGCCATCGGTCTGCTCATCGACGACGCGGTGGTGGTGCGCGAGGCCATCACCCACCGTCTGGAGCAGGGTGAGGACCCCGTGTCCGCGGCCTCCAAGGGCACCTCGGACGTGGGCCTGGCGGTGCTCGCCACCACGCTCGCCCTGGTGGCGGTGTTCGTCCCGGTGGCCTTCATGCCCGGCATGGTGGGCCAGTTCCTCCAGCAGTTCGGCCTCACCATCTCGGTGGCGGTGCTCATCTCGCTCTTCATCTCCTTCACGTTGGATCCCATGCTGTCCGCGCGTCTGGCCAAGCAGCGCAAACCCGGCGAGCACCACCAGGAGAACGCGCTGGCCCGGTCCATCCGCCGCTTCCTGGACGGGAGCGAGCGCTTCTACTCGCGCATCCTGCGCTGGGTGCTGGACCACAAGTGGACGACCGCGGGCATCACCGTGCTGGTGATGGGGCTGTCCTTCGGCGCCGCCAGCCGCCTGGGCGTGGAGTTCCTCTCCCCCGAGGACCGCTCGCAGTTCCTCGTGCAGCTCATCCTGCCGGATGCCTCGAACCTGGAGCAGACGGGGGCTCGCGTGGCGGAGGCCGAGCGGCTCCTCAAGCAGATTCCCGAGGTGACGGACGTCTACTCCATCGTCGGTGACAACGGCGATGTGAACAAGGCGCGCATCCGGGTGCTCACGGTGGAGAAGCACCAGCGCACCCGGGGCATCGATCCCATCAAGGAGCAGGCGCGCGAGATTCTCACGCCCGCGCTGGTCTCCACCCGCGTCATCATGCAGGACCCGCCCATCATCGACGGCCTGGGTGGTGACTTCTATCCCATCATCGTGCGCGTCACCGGTCCGGACCTGGAGAAGATCCGCGAGGAGTCCGAGCGCGTCGCCCAGATTCTGCGCGACATCCCCGGCACCGCGGACGTGCGCGTGGACTTCAACCCGCCCAAGCCGGAGCTGGCCATCGAGATCGACCGGGCCCGCGCCAAGGACCTGGGCGTGAGCGCCGCGGCCCTGGCCATGCAGATGCGTCTGGCCATCGGCGGTGACGTGGCCGCCAAGCTGCGCGAGGGTGTCGACGAGACGGACATCCGCGTCCGTCTCTCCGAGCGCGACCGTGGCACCCCCGAGCGCGTGCGGCAGATCCTCCTGGCCACGCCCAAGGGGCTCGTCCCCGTGTCGGACCTGGCCAAGGTGGAGCTGCGCGATGGCCCCAGCGTCATCGAGCACGAGAACCGCCAGCGGCAGCTCGCCGTCTACGCCCAGCTCCAGGGCGCTCCCCTGGGCGACGTGGCGAACAAGCTCCGCGAGAAGGTGGCCGAGAAGCCGCTCGCCCCGGGCTACTCGCTCGTCTACGACGGTCAGATGAAGATGATGGCCGAGCAGAACGACGCCTTCGGCACCGCCTTCCTGCTGGCCTTCGTCTTCATCTACATGGTGCTCGCCAGCCAGTTCGAGTCCCTCAAGCACCCCTTCACCATCATGGTCTCGCTGCCGCTCGCCCTCGTGGGCGCGCTGCTGGGTCTGTTCTTCGGCGGCTTCCACGTCTCCATGGGCGCGATGATCGGCATCATCCTGCTGATGGGCCTGGTGACGAAGAACGCCATCCTCCTGGTGGACGGCGCGCTTCAGTACCTGCGCGAGGGTGACTCGGTCGACGAGGCGCTGATGAAGGCCGGCCCCCGCCGCCTGCGCCCCATCCTCATGACGAGCGCCGCCATGGCCATCGGCATGGTGCCCACCGCCATCGGCAAGGGCGTGGGCTCCGAGTTCCGCGCCCCCATGGCCATCGCCGTCATCGGCGGTGTCATCACCTCCACCTTCCTCACCCTGCTGGTGGTGCCCGTGGTCTTCGCCGCCATGGAGCGTCTGGGCTTCTCCAAGACCGTCCAGAAGAAGGACGAGGCCTCCCCCGTTCCCGTCTCCGAGCAGCAGCCCGGCCGCGCCGCCTGA
- a CDS encoding endonuclease dU, with product MRLPPLPRVIGFDDAPFTKRPGAKVPLVGVVCGGTRFEGLVWGQVRKDGWTATSEVSRLLVGGKFLPQLHLVLLDGIAFGGFNVVDLPRLANELKKPCVAVMRRMPDLEAVEGALRHLPRAERRLELLRKAGPIHQLGGFTFQVQGAEPEWVAEALKRLTDRGHVPEALRLAHLIGSAVVTGESSKRA from the coding sequence ATGCGTCTACCGCCCCTGCCCCGAGTCATAGGTTTCGATGACGCCCCGTTCACGAAGCGCCCGGGCGCGAAGGTGCCGCTGGTGGGAGTGGTGTGCGGGGGCACGAGGTTCGAGGGGCTGGTCTGGGGCCAGGTGCGCAAGGACGGGTGGACGGCGACGAGCGAGGTGAGCCGGCTGCTGGTAGGGGGCAAGTTCCTGCCGCAACTCCACCTGGTGTTGCTGGATGGAATCGCGTTCGGGGGGTTCAACGTGGTGGACCTGCCGAGGCTGGCGAACGAGCTGAAGAAGCCATGCGTGGCGGTCATGAGGAGGATGCCGGACCTGGAGGCGGTGGAGGGAGCCTTGCGGCACCTGCCCCGAGCGGAGCGGCGGCTGGAGTTGCTGAGGAAGGCAGGCCCCATCCACCAACTGGGAGGCTTCACGTTCCAGGTGCAGGGAGCGGAGCCGGAGTGGGTGGCGGAAGCCCTGAAGCGCCTGACGGACCGGGGGCACGTACCAGAGGCCTTGCGACTGGCGCACCTGATCGGCTCGGCGGTGGTGACGGGAGAAAGCTCCAAGAGGGCCTGA
- a CDS encoding transcriptional regulator, with translation MSPSPVPQPRGATVRGALEAELSSAPETGLTAKELSGLVGISEKDVAGHLEHLEKSLRAGGAALEVIPAECLACGFVFRDRKRLTRPGSCPECRSTRIDPPAFRIR, from the coding sequence ATGAGCCCCAGCCCCGTTCCCCAACCCCGAGGCGCCACCGTGCGCGGCGCGCTGGAGGCCGAGCTGTCCTCCGCCCCGGAGACGGGCCTCACCGCCAAGGAGCTCTCCGGCCTGGTGGGTATCTCCGAGAAGGACGTAGCCGGCCACCTGGAGCACCTGGAGAAGTCCCTGCGCGCCGGCGGCGCCGCGCTGGAGGTCATCCCCGCCGAGTGTCTGGCCTGCGGTTTCGTCTTCCGCGACCGCAAGCGCCTCACCCGGCCCGGCTCCTGCCCCGAGTGCCGCTCCACCCGCATCGACCCTCCCGCGTTCCGCATCCGCTGA
- a CDS encoding fatty acid desaturase — protein sequence MSLRYTADYRTLLWCIVMPIVAMAQYVNPTLIPYLSPLGCYLALSAGVIAHNHNHCPTFKNRRLNFLMSLWLAHFYGYPTFAWVPTHNLNHHKYVNKAGDATITWRYTTKHNWLMAFTYFFVSSYWQSDPIKQYIRKARQSNPTLFRQIVTQYMTWAGLHLALLGLAIAWHGPLQGLKVWSFAFLIPALFALWTIMFFNYIQHVHADPWSEHDHSRNFDGKLINFLLFNNGLHAAHHEMPGAHWSMLREAHEKIAPQINPQLIHRSFFWFCFSNYVLAPFFPKLGTKQVGRAPYDVPTGESLELASADVDALESGINAART from the coding sequence ATGAGCCTCCGCTACACCGCTGATTACAGAACGCTCCTGTGGTGCATCGTCATGCCCATCGTGGCCATGGCGCAGTACGTCAATCCCACGCTCATCCCCTACCTCAGCCCGCTCGGCTGCTACCTGGCGCTGAGCGCTGGCGTCATCGCGCACAACCACAACCACTGCCCCACGTTCAAGAACCGGCGGCTCAACTTCTTGATGAGCCTGTGGCTGGCGCACTTCTACGGCTACCCGACGTTCGCCTGGGTGCCGACGCACAACCTCAACCATCACAAGTACGTGAACAAGGCGGGTGACGCGACCATCACCTGGCGCTACACGACGAAGCACAACTGGTTGATGGCCTTCACGTACTTCTTCGTCTCGTCCTACTGGCAGAGCGATCCCATCAAGCAGTACATCCGCAAGGCGCGTCAGTCGAACCCCACGCTCTTCCGGCAGATCGTCACCCAGTACATGACGTGGGCGGGCCTGCACCTGGCGCTGCTGGGGCTGGCGATCGCGTGGCACGGGCCGCTGCAGGGCTTGAAGGTGTGGAGCTTCGCGTTCCTCATCCCGGCGCTCTTCGCGCTGTGGACGATCATGTTCTTCAACTACATCCAGCACGTGCACGCGGATCCGTGGAGCGAGCACGACCACTCGCGCAACTTCGACGGGAAGCTCATCAACTTCTTGCTCTTCAACAACGGGTTGCACGCGGCGCACCACGAGATGCCGGGCGCGCACTGGAGCATGCTGCGCGAGGCGCACGAGAAGATCGCCCCGCAGATCAACCCGCAGCTCATCCACCGCAGCTTCTTCTGGTTCTGCTTCAGCAACTACGTGCTGGCGCCCTTCTTCCCGAAGCTCGGAACGAAGCAGGTGGGTCGCGCGCCGTACGATGTGCCGACGGGAGAGTCGCTGGAGCTGGCGTCGGCGGATGTGGACGCGCTGGAGTCGGGAATCAACGCTGCACGAACCTGA
- a CDS encoding sodium-translocating pyrophosphatase translates to MKSISRYGALSSVTGKLAGVLGLLTMLAGSTARASEADLVLPDFRQVTFVGGLNGYSLLMAGIAVAIFGLVFGFMQYTALRKLPVHKSMLEISELIYETCKTYLITQGKFILILEVLIGAVMVVYFGFLRHMEFIKVATILVFSLVGIAGSYGVAWFGIRVNTFANSRTAFASLRGKPYPTYAIPLQAGMSIGMVLISTELLLMLIILLFVPADFAGPCFIGFAIGESLGASVLRIAGGIFTKIADIGSDLMKIVFKIKEDDARNPGVIADCTGDNAGDSVGPSADGFETYGVTGVALITFILLAVPGAEYQVQLLVWIFMMRIVMVLASLGSYGLNGIIQGGKYKNVDHMNFEHPLTFLVWLTSIVSVALTFLVSYLLIPNLAGDPTLWWKMSAIITCGTLAGAIIPEAIKVFTSTESRHVREVVTASREGGASLNVISGLVAGNFSAYWMGIIIAALMGGAYFFSLDIPNTLMIAPAVFAFGLVAFGFLGMGPVTIAVDSYGPVTDNAQSVYELSLIENVPNIKAEVQKDFGFSPDFEKGKEYLEENDGAGNTFKATAKPVLIGTAVVGATTMIFSIIVILVGITVGPDGFRTLNAANAANLSLLHAPFLLGLVTGGAIIYWFSGASMQAVSTGAYRAVEFIKANIKLEGVEKASVSDSKRVVEICTQYAQKGMLNIFLGVFFSTLAFAFLEPYFFVGYLISIAIFGLYQAVFMANAGGAWDNAKKLVETELKAKGTDLHAATVVGDTVGDPFKDTSSVALNPVIKFTTLFGLLAVELSVELSAAGQGTITRVFAGIFFIASMVFVYRSFYGMRIETPMAAIAGEGKPGMKPA, encoded by the coding sequence ATGAAATCCATTTCACGGTACGGCGCTCTCTCGAGCGTCACCGGCAAGCTGGCGGGAGTCCTGGGACTCCTGACGATGCTGGCCGGCAGCACCGCCCGCGCGAGCGAGGCGGATCTCGTCCTCCCCGACTTCCGCCAGGTCACCTTCGTGGGTGGCCTCAACGGCTACTCGCTGCTGATGGCGGGCATCGCGGTGGCCATCTTCGGCCTGGTCTTCGGCTTCATGCAGTACACGGCGCTGCGCAAGCTGCCCGTGCACAAGTCGATGCTCGAGATCTCCGAGCTCATCTACGAGACCTGCAAGACGTATCTCATCACCCAGGGCAAGTTCATCCTCATCCTCGAGGTGCTCATCGGCGCCGTGATGGTGGTGTACTTCGGCTTCCTGCGGCACATGGAGTTCATCAAGGTCGCCACCATCCTGGTGTTCAGCCTCGTCGGCATCGCCGGCAGCTACGGCGTGGCCTGGTTCGGCATCCGGGTGAACACCTTCGCCAACAGCCGTACGGCGTTCGCGTCGCTGCGTGGCAAGCCCTACCCCACGTATGCCATCCCGCTGCAGGCCGGTATGTCCATCGGCATGGTGCTCATCTCCACCGAGCTCCTGCTGATGCTCATCATCCTCCTGTTCGTGCCGGCCGACTTCGCGGGTCCGTGCTTCATCGGCTTCGCCATCGGTGAGTCGCTGGGCGCCTCGGTGCTGCGCATCGCGGGCGGTATCTTCACGAAGATCGCCGACATCGGCTCCGACCTGATGAAGATCGTCTTCAAGATCAAGGAAGACGACGCGCGCAACCCGGGCGTCATCGCCGACTGCACGGGTGACAACGCGGGTGACTCGGTGGGCCCCTCGGCCGACGGCTTCGAGACCTACGGCGTGACGGGCGTGGCGCTCATCACCTTCATCCTCCTGGCGGTGCCGGGCGCGGAGTACCAGGTCCAGCTGCTCGTCTGGATTTTCATGATGCGCATCGTGATGGTGCTGGCGAGCCTGGGCTCCTACGGCCTCAACGGCATCATCCAGGGCGGCAAGTACAAGAACGTGGACCACATGAACTTCGAGCACCCGCTCACGTTCCTGGTGTGGCTGACGTCCATCGTGTCCGTGGCGCTGACGTTCCTGGTGTCCTACCTGCTCATCCCCAACCTGGCGGGAGATCCCACGCTGTGGTGGAAGATGTCGGCCATCATCACCTGCGGCACGCTGGCGGGCGCCATCATCCCCGAGGCCATCAAGGTCTTCACCTCCACCGAGAGCCGCCACGTGCGCGAGGTCGTCACGGCCTCCCGCGAGGGTGGTGCGTCGCTCAACGTCATCTCCGGTCTGGTCGCCGGTAACTTCTCCGCCTACTGGATGGGCATCATCATCGCGGCGCTGATGGGTGGGGCCTACTTCTTCAGCCTCGACATCCCCAACACGCTGATGATCGCCCCGGCGGTGTTCGCCTTCGGTCTGGTGGCCTTCGGCTTCCTGGGCATGGGCCCGGTCACCATCGCGGTGGACTCGTACGGCCCGGTGACGGACAACGCGCAGAGCGTGTACGAGCTGTCGCTCATCGAGAACGTCCCCAACATCAAGGCGGAGGTCCAGAAGGACTTCGGCTTCTCCCCGGACTTCGAGAAGGGCAAGGAGTACCTGGAGGAGAACGACGGCGCGGGCAACACCTTCAAGGCCACGGCCAAGCCGGTGCTCATCGGCACCGCGGTGGTGGGCGCCACGACGATGATCTTCTCCATCATCGTCATCCTGGTGGGCATCACCGTGGGCCCGGACGGCTTCCGCACGCTGAACGCGGCCAACGCGGCCAACCTGTCGCTGCTGCACGCCCCGTTCCTGCTGGGCCTGGTGACGGGCGGCGCCATCATCTACTGGTTCTCCGGCGCCTCGATGCAGGCGGTGTCCACGGGCGCCTACCGCGCGGTGGAGTTCATCAAGGCCAACATCAAGCTGGAGGGCGTGGAGAAGGCGAGCGTGAGCGACTCCAAGCGCGTGGTGGAGATCTGCACCCAGTACGCGCAGAAAGGCATGCTCAACATCTTCCTGGGTGTGTTCTTCAGCACCCTGGCCTTCGCGTTCCTCGAGCCGTACTTCTTCGTGGGTTACCTCATCTCCATCGCCATCTTCGGTCTGTACCAGGCCGTCTTCATGGCGAACGCCGGTGGCGCGTGGGACAACGCGAAGAAGCTGGTGGAGACGGAGCTGAAGGCCAAGGGCACGGACCTGCACGCCGCCACGGTCGTGGGCGACACGGTGGGCGACCCGTTCAAGGACACCTCGTCGGTGGCGCTCAACCCGGTCATCAAGTTCACCACGCTCTTCGGCCTGCTGGCGGTGGAGCTGTCGGTGGAGCTGAGCGCGGCCGGCCAGGGCACCATCACCCGGGTGTTCGCGGGCATCTTCTTCATCGCCTCGATGGTGTTCGTGTACCGCTCCTTCTACGGCATGCGCATCGAGACCCCGATGGCCGCCATCGCCGGTGAGGGCAAGCCGGGCATGAAGCCGGCCTAG